One genomic segment of Pseudomonas chlororaphis subsp. aurantiaca includes these proteins:
- a CDS encoding AMP-binding protein, which produces MSVNPVPSAWSVSTRDFDDQAGFHQLFEARSRATPDAIALADAQHSLSYRQLAEKSTQLAAYLAGQGVGTGSRVAIFMNRSPDLVLAMLAIARVGATYIPLDPAYPEQRLRYMLEDSDSHWVLTQAAVEPRLAALLGEHCSSLALDRQWPLVAACRAHLPESAAAAGSLAYIIYTSGSTGQPKGVMISHRALSNFLLSMAEEPGMSAADTLLAVTTHCFDISGLELLLPLVVGARCHICPAETAGDASQLMSLIARVQPSLMQATPATWMMLFHAGWQPSAQLRILCGGEPLSDALKSCFEQAGNAVWNMYGPTETTIWSTLQKLEPGQPVSIGRPIANTRLYLLREDGSHCAIGEPGELCIAGAGLAVTRKGLKLVLLNLTHDGQTDGVQESLAKYFSFLRYEIPEIGSLVLDTDSLDGTRLE; this is translated from the coding sequence ATGTCAGTCAATCCTGTCCCATCGGCGTGGAGTGTCAGCACGCGCGACTTCGACGACCAAGCGGGTTTTCATCAGTTATTCGAGGCCCGGTCCCGGGCGACGCCGGACGCGATTGCCCTGGCGGATGCGCAGCACAGCCTGAGTTATCGCCAATTGGCGGAAAAAAGCACCCAGCTGGCTGCCTACCTGGCCGGGCAGGGGGTGGGCACCGGCTCGCGGGTCGCGATTTTCATGAACCGTTCCCCCGATCTGGTGCTGGCGATGCTCGCCATCGCCCGGGTCGGCGCTACTTATATCCCGCTGGACCCGGCGTACCCCGAACAGCGCTTGCGCTACATGCTCGAGGACAGCGACAGCCACTGGGTGCTGACCCAGGCAGCGGTCGAGCCGAGGCTCGCCGCGCTGCTGGGCGAGCACTGCAGCAGCCTTGCCCTGGACCGCCAATGGCCGCTTGTAGCCGCGTGCCGGGCGCACTTGCCGGAGTCGGCGGCGGCTGCCGGCAGCCTGGCCTACATCATCTACACCTCTGGCAGCACTGGCCAACCCAAGGGGGTGATGATCAGCCATCGTGCGTTGAGCAACTTTCTCCTGTCGATGGCCGAAGAGCCCGGCATGTCCGCCGCTGACACCTTGCTGGCGGTGACCACCCATTGCTTCGATATTTCCGGGCTGGAGCTGCTCCTGCCATTGGTCGTCGGCGCTCGCTGCCATATCTGCCCGGCCGAGACCGCGGGCGACGCCAGCCAACTGATGAGCCTGATTGCCCGGGTCCAGCCCAGCCTCATGCAGGCGACGCCGGCGACCTGGATGATGCTGTTCCACGCCGGCTGGCAGCCCTCGGCGCAATTGCGCATCCTCTGTGGCGGCGAGCCCTTGTCGGATGCCCTGAAAAGCTGTTTCGAACAGGCCGGGAACGCCGTCTGGAACATGTACGGGCCGACCGAAACCACCATCTGGTCGACGCTCCAGAAGCTTGAGCCCGGGCAACCGGTGTCCATCGGCCGCCCCATTGCCAACACCCGGCTTTACCTGCTGCGCGAGGACGGCAGTCATTGCGCCATCGGCGAACCGGGAGAGCTGTGCATTGCCGGCGCGGGCCTGGCCGTGACCCGCAAGGGCCTGAAGCTGGTGCTGCTGAACCTGACCCATGACGGCCAGACCGATGGAGTTCAGGAAAGCCTGGCGAAGTACTTCAGTTTCCTGCGCTACGAAATCCCGGAAATCGGCAGCCTGGTGCTGGACACCGACAGCCTGGACGGCACCCGCCTGGAGTAG
- a CDS encoding beta-ketoacyl synthase N-terminal-like domain-containing protein — protein sequence MRWQGDQCLTPALQPLAIARDPASDPAPDLSGSMIVTGGFGGIGLTVLRWLVSKGLKSLIVIGRKPLSAPLRHPSLSAGTTGQALIDSLAREQGVRLHYVQSDLSDEAALARQLDGLRPILGGPISGVFHLAGVTTEAVAIQATSATLLADVARPKLVGAQLLERLTLGDPLRYFCLFSSISAVEGMQGNGLSAYSAANAGLVAFAAERRQRRLPAQLIQWTDWDGAGMAVAHNHRAFFDALGMRMLTPEQGVMLLERILANAIDECIVFDADWDRFAAINPAIQTLPVFAHYRERLRKPAVQAMATARAAAGEPLDISALLRDELQRLLGLEDIHPDQTFAEMGLDSVNSLAFFSTLSQRLAYQVLPSAIFRYPTIRALADYIAANRQQGPLSDSRDPAPAAIGQSPVTRPAEDYAAIAIVGMSGQFPKAPDLPRFWEQLCAGFDGVGHYPRARRDLLGLNDSFSDQDLLGIHGGYLDDIELFDPGLFNISPREARFMDPQQRLLLLNAHRAIEDAGIKDHPGFACTGVFIAQYASEYMQFANDYDKDNALFIATGNAGSIAANRLSYHFGFRGPSLVLDTACSSTLVAIDIACQYLRSGQIDFALVGGVSLNLSPALTRLLQDSGMLSPSGRCQTFDARADGYVPGEGVGMIVLQREADARQHLAQHPDARVYALIAGSAVNQDGKSNGMTAPNGLAQEEVIRQAFQRAGLAPAQAGYVETHGTGTYLGDPVEIEALGNVLNDGRGTGEGCILGCLKTNIGHLEPAAGIASVIKAALCLYLGRVPGNNHLATLNPLLAPSQPAFRLPDRPLDWDGTGRVAGVSSFGFGGVNAHVVLTSVDTPAPAPERERLFLAHYPRPRLALKAYWARRAAPAAAPAVATAPDAFLKVAYSGQGNATREALFTLPAQTPGLLDTGNFHVGFYLEAIYQVFRDCFGRSTLHVSRFDFQSPLLIAHNVTTQVRMSIEPLAAEAYRLRFDYRALVQHPGAWMQTAEALVDFASMAQADTSAQAHLAAVLQSPGTLNRTLDETAFYARYTQMGFPAGGFVRAIDECRFHERFSLSTLTAQFEPGGYAFGAHPGLIDAALQPSILLADSDGNVPYMTTAMEDIYLNGPLRREEAYRLVNLLHAPTVEAIPASAVRRFQTAWALLDSRGESLVTCGRASLQQLAASNRELSDAVQTRLAEAGGLSSAGLLAIIAELLDCAPEEIDLDKALLELGMDSLMLIKLQKRLDHQQVAISGLFKMTLRQLLEQVRPGAANGAEVAHPVSPAQPAADNGFSPFTQLAPWSRDKNRWLRGQARPGSRIRLYCFPYAHMPTTVFKEWQALLPDYVEVRPIELPNRGDRLRERPLQDMWTLAATLTEILGDELDQPFALYGHSAGALMAYVWCLHLRAVGKPLPRHLFAAAYSAPRQEVNPVIRGMLEVYRQHGLERMPSLDDICQPGAESVIGKLIDALEFSMKQAGVFNFSRELIHAQLPSLVATFEMVDRFQPGTPSPLELPISGLHGLADIQVPEADVNGWRHLSSAGFTFKAFEGNHLFIEPTQSINQVTAYVAQVLQAIVGNDLEPPLFTPEIRLPPSDMAVALHDSRKTGA from the coding sequence TTGCGCTGGCAGGGCGACCAGTGCCTGACCCCGGCCTTGCAACCGCTGGCCATTGCCCGTGATCCCGCCTCGGACCCGGCGCCGGACCTGTCGGGCAGCATGATTGTCACCGGCGGTTTCGGCGGGATCGGCTTGACTGTATTGCGCTGGCTGGTGAGTAAAGGCTTGAAATCGCTGATCGTCATTGGCCGCAAACCGCTGTCGGCGCCGCTGCGGCATCCCAGCCTGAGCGCAGGCACCACCGGGCAGGCGCTGATTGACAGCCTGGCCCGGGAACAGGGCGTGCGGCTGCACTACGTGCAATCGGACTTGAGCGACGAAGCCGCCCTGGCCCGGCAACTGGACGGCTTGCGCCCGATCCTCGGCGGGCCGATCAGCGGCGTGTTCCACCTGGCCGGCGTGACCACCGAAGCCGTTGCCATCCAGGCGACCTCGGCGACCCTGCTGGCCGACGTTGCCCGGCCGAAACTGGTGGGCGCGCAACTGTTGGAACGGCTCACGCTGGGAGACCCGCTGCGCTATTTCTGCCTGTTTTCGTCGATCTCGGCGGTGGAGGGCATGCAGGGCAACGGCCTGAGCGCCTACAGCGCCGCCAATGCCGGCCTGGTGGCCTTCGCCGCCGAGCGTCGGCAACGGCGCTTGCCGGCGCAACTGATCCAGTGGACCGACTGGGACGGCGCCGGGATGGCGGTGGCGCACAATCACCGGGCCTTTTTCGATGCCCTGGGCATGCGCATGCTGACCCCCGAGCAAGGGGTGATGTTGCTCGAACGTATCCTGGCCAACGCCATCGACGAGTGCATTGTGTTTGATGCCGATTGGGACCGGTTTGCCGCGATCAACCCGGCGATACAGACCCTGCCGGTGTTTGCCCATTACCGCGAGCGCCTGCGCAAGCCGGCGGTACAGGCGATGGCAACAGCCCGGGCCGCAGCGGGCGAACCGCTCGACATCAGCGCGCTGCTGCGTGACGAACTGCAACGGCTGCTGGGGTTGGAAGATATCCATCCAGACCAGACGTTCGCCGAGATGGGCCTGGACTCGGTCAACTCGCTGGCGTTCTTCTCCACCTTGTCCCAGCGCCTGGCCTATCAGGTACTGCCATCGGCGATCTTTCGTTATCCGACGATCCGTGCCCTGGCCGACTACATCGCCGCCAATCGTCAGCAAGGCCCGCTGAGCGACAGCCGCGATCCAGCCCCGGCGGCCATCGGTCAGTCGCCGGTCACCCGGCCGGCCGAGGATTACGCCGCCATTGCCATCGTCGGTATGTCCGGGCAGTTCCCCAAGGCGCCCGACCTGCCAAGGTTCTGGGAGCAGTTGTGCGCAGGCTTCGACGGGGTCGGCCACTACCCCAGGGCCCGGCGCGACCTGCTGGGCCTCAACGATAGCTTCAGCGACCAGGACCTGCTGGGTATCCATGGCGGTTACCTGGACGACATCGAGCTGTTCGACCCGGGCCTGTTCAATATCTCGCCTCGGGAGGCGCGCTTCATGGACCCCCAGCAGCGCCTGCTGCTGCTCAATGCCCACCGGGCCATCGAGGACGCGGGGATCAAGGACCATCCGGGCTTTGCGTGCACCGGGGTCTTCATTGCGCAGTACGCCAGCGAATACATGCAGTTCGCCAATGACTACGACAAGGACAATGCGCTGTTCATCGCCACCGGCAACGCGGGCTCCATCGCCGCCAACCGGCTGTCCTACCACTTCGGTTTCCGCGGCCCCAGCCTGGTGCTGGACACGGCCTGTTCCTCGACCCTGGTGGCCATCGATATCGCCTGCCAGTACCTGCGCAGCGGGCAGATCGACTTCGCCCTGGTGGGCGGCGTCAGCCTCAACCTGAGCCCGGCCCTGACCCGTCTGTTGCAGGACTCGGGCATGTTGTCGCCCTCGGGCCGCTGCCAGACGTTCGATGCCAGGGCCGACGGCTATGTGCCGGGAGAGGGCGTGGGCATGATTGTCCTGCAACGTGAGGCCGATGCGCGCCAGCACCTGGCGCAACACCCGGATGCGCGGGTGTATGCGCTGATTGCCGGTTCTGCGGTCAACCAGGACGGCAAGAGCAACGGCATGACCGCGCCCAACGGCCTGGCCCAGGAAGAAGTGATCCGCCAGGCCTTCCAGCGCGCCGGCCTGGCGCCGGCCCAGGCCGGCTACGTCGAGACCCACGGCACTGGCACCTACCTGGGCGACCCGGTGGAGATCGAAGCCCTGGGCAATGTGCTCAATGACGGGCGTGGCACCGGCGAGGGTTGCATTCTCGGTTGCCTGAAAACCAATATCGGCCACCTGGAACCCGCCGCCGGCATCGCCAGCGTGATCAAGGCCGCCTTGTGCCTCTACCTGGGAAGAGTCCCCGGCAATAACCACCTGGCGACCCTCAATCCGTTGCTGGCGCCGAGCCAGCCGGCGTTTCGCCTGCCGGACCGTCCTCTGGACTGGGACGGGACGGGCCGGGTGGCCGGGGTCAGCTCCTTCGGCTTTGGCGGGGTCAACGCCCATGTCGTGCTCACCTCGGTGGACACGCCAGCGCCAGCCCCTGAGCGCGAGCGGCTGTTCCTCGCCCATTACCCACGGCCCAGACTGGCGCTCAAGGCCTACTGGGCGCGGCGTGCGGCTCCCGCTGCCGCGCCCGCCGTGGCCACTGCGCCCGATGCCTTCCTGAAGGTGGCGTACTCGGGGCAGGGCAATGCTACCCGCGAGGCGCTGTTCACCCTGCCAGCGCAGACCCCGGGCTTGCTGGACACCGGAAATTTCCATGTCGGCTTCTATCTGGAGGCCATCTACCAGGTGTTTCGTGACTGCTTCGGGCGCAGCACCCTGCATGTCAGCCGTTTCGACTTCCAGTCGCCGCTGCTGATCGCCCACAACGTCACCACCCAGGTGCGGATGAGCATCGAGCCACTGGCCGCCGAGGCTTATCGCCTGAGGTTCGATTATCGGGCCCTGGTGCAGCACCCGGGCGCCTGGATGCAGACGGCCGAAGCCCTGGTGGATTTCGCCTCGATGGCCCAGGCCGATACTTCGGCACAGGCGCATCTGGCCGCGGTGTTGCAAAGCCCTGGCACGCTGAACCGGACCCTGGACGAAACGGCGTTTTACGCTCGTTACACGCAAATGGGCTTTCCCGCCGGCGGCTTCGTACGGGCCATCGACGAGTGCCGGTTCCACGAGCGCTTCAGCCTGTCGACCCTGACCGCACAGTTCGAGCCCGGTGGTTATGCCTTTGGCGCCCATCCGGGGCTGATCGATGCGGCCTTGCAGCCGTCGATCCTGCTGGCCGACAGCGACGGGAACGTGCCCTACATGACCACCGCGATGGAGGACATTTACCTCAACGGCCCCTTGCGCCGGGAGGAGGCGTATCGCCTGGTCAATCTGCTGCACGCGCCGACAGTTGAGGCCATCCCGGCCAGCGCTGTGCGCCGCTTCCAGACCGCCTGGGCGCTGCTGGACAGCCGCGGCGAAAGCCTGGTCACCTGCGGTCGCGCCAGTCTGCAGCAGCTGGCGGCGAGCAATCGCGAACTGTCCGACGCCGTGCAGACGCGGCTGGCCGAGGCGGGAGGACTGTCCAGCGCCGGGTTGCTGGCGATCATTGCCGAGCTGCTGGACTGCGCTCCCGAGGAGATCGACCTGGACAAGGCGTTGCTGGAGCTGGGCATGGATTCGCTGATGCTGATCAAGCTGCAAAAACGCCTGGATCATCAGCAGGTCGCCATCAGCGGCCTGTTCAAGATGACCCTGCGCCAACTGCTGGAGCAGGTGCGGCCGGGCGCGGCAAACGGCGCCGAGGTAGCGCACCCGGTCAGTCCTGCACAGCCAGCGGCGGACAACGGGTTTTCACCCTTTACCCAGCTTGCGCCCTGGTCTCGGGACAAGAACCGCTGGCTGCGCGGGCAGGCGCGACCAGGCAGTCGGATTCGCCTGTACTGCTTCCCCTACGCACACATGCCCACCACGGTATTCAAGGAGTGGCAGGCCTTGCTGCCTGATTATGTGGAGGTGCGTCCCATCGAACTGCCCAACCGCGGCGATCGGCTGCGTGAAAGACCGCTCCAGGATATGTGGACTTTGGCCGCGACCTTGACCGAGATCCTGGGCGATGAACTGGACCAGCCCTTTGCCCTGTACGGCCACAGTGCCGGAGCGCTGATGGCGTATGTCTGGTGCCTGCATCTGCGGGCGGTCGGCAAACCGTTGCCCCGGCATCTGTTCGCGGCGGCCTATTCCGCGCCGCGCCAGGAGGTCAATCCGGTGATCCGCGGCATGCTCGAGGTTTATCGCCAGCACGGCCTGGAGCGGATGCCCTCGCTGGACGACATCTGCCAGCCCGGCGCCGAGTCGGTGATCGGCAAGTTGATCGACGCGCTGGAATTTTCCATGAAGCAGGCCGGGGTATTCAATTTCAGCCGTGAGCTGATCCATGCGCAGTTGCCCTCCCTGGTGGCCACGTTCGAGATGGTCGACCGCTTCCAGCCGGGCACGCCGTCGCCCTTGGAGTTGCCGATTTCTGGCTTGCATGGATTGGCGGACATCCAAGTGCCAGAGGCCGATGTAAACGGCTGGCGACACCTGAGCAGTGCGGGATTCACCTTCAAGGCCTTCGAGGGCAACCACCTGTTTATCGAACCGACGCAAAGCATCAACCAGGTCACGGCGTATGTCGCTCAGGTTCTGCAAGCCATCGTCGGCAATGACCTTGAACCGCCGTTGTTCACTCCCGAAATCCGTTTGCCGCCCTCGGACATGGCCGTTGCGCTGCACGACAGCAGAAAGACCGGGGCCTGA
- a CDS encoding cytochrome P450, with protein MRTLKDLPKRRGLPLLGNLHQLEKTSFFLSLEQWSRDFHHEPFHLQMAHMHFAVFSRPEQVRHILKHRPSQFRRMKEMAKLFDEVGFSSMFTDEGEAWKRQRRLIMPAFSKRSLVAFTPQIATTALKLRDRLRSNLGQSLDLREDLRRFSVDVSCLLVFGFDLKSLESNDSQSLQIFQDVVNTINNRVQTVVPYWRVLKLPSDHRFDRSLNELKSLAVGIARDTQARMRRQEDVGPHCILHTMLEATDSDDGALSEDELFANMMALILAGEGTTSAMLSWLFFFLGQDPALQDNLRREVARLNLHQLDYNDLVDLPLTEAVIEETFRVKSTVPGLFVEPLEDTVIDDIVLEKGTKIIVLTRVDGLKNLPEDSVFNPYRWLDEQQALIDTKEARQKQFPFGFGPRSCPAAPMANLELKVAVAMLVKYFELELIDKDQVKEVFTTSAVPNDLKIRLSPRPEQDVPAAPVAATDAV; from the coding sequence ATGAGAACGCTCAAGGATCTACCAAAACGCCGTGGCCTGCCCTTGCTGGGTAATCTGCACCAGTTGGAAAAAACCTCCTTTTTCCTGTCGCTTGAGCAATGGTCGCGGGACTTTCACCACGAACCATTCCACTTGCAAATGGCCCATATGCACTTCGCTGTCTTCAGCAGGCCGGAGCAGGTACGCCACATCCTCAAGCACCGGCCTTCGCAGTTCCGGCGCATGAAGGAGATGGCCAAACTGTTCGATGAGGTCGGCTTCAGCAGTATGTTTACCGATGAAGGGGAGGCCTGGAAACGCCAGCGGCGGCTGATCATGCCGGCGTTTTCCAAGCGCAGCCTGGTGGCGTTCACCCCACAGATCGCCACTACTGCCCTCAAGTTGCGCGATCGCCTGCGCAGCAACCTGGGGCAGTCGCTGGACCTGCGGGAGGACCTGCGGCGCTTTTCGGTGGATGTCAGTTGCTTGCTGGTATTCGGTTTCGACCTCAAGAGCCTGGAAAGCAACGATAGCCAGTCGCTACAAATCTTCCAGGATGTGGTCAACACCATCAATAATCGCGTGCAGACGGTGGTGCCTTATTGGCGAGTGCTTAAGCTGCCGTCTGACCATCGTTTCGACCGCTCCTTGAATGAACTCAAGAGCTTGGCGGTCGGCATCGCCAGAGATACCCAGGCGCGTATGCGCCGCCAGGAAGACGTGGGCCCCCATTGCATTCTGCATACCATGCTCGAGGCGACAGACAGTGACGACGGAGCGCTCAGCGAAGATGAGCTTTTCGCTAACATGATGGCTCTGATTCTGGCCGGGGAAGGCACCACGTCGGCGATGCTCAGCTGGCTGTTTTTTTTTCTCGGGCAGGACCCGGCCTTGCAGGACAACCTGCGCCGCGAAGTCGCTCGCTTGAATCTGCATCAGCTTGACTATAACGATCTGGTCGACCTGCCGCTGACGGAGGCCGTCATCGAAGAAACCTTCAGGGTCAAGTCCACAGTGCCTGGGTTGTTCGTGGAGCCCCTCGAGGATACGGTCATCGACGATATCGTGCTGGAAAAGGGCACCAAGATTATTGTCCTGACCCGAGTCGACGGTTTGAAGAATCTGCCGGAAGACTCGGTATTCAACCCCTATCGCTGGCTGGACGAACAGCAAGCCTTGATCGATACGAAAGAGGCACGGCAGAAGCAATTTCCCTTCGGATTCGGTCCACGTTCGTGCCCTGCAGCACCTATGGCCAATCTTGAGCTGAAAGTGGCAGTGGCGATGCTGGTCAAATACTTCGAGCTGGAGTTGATCGACAAGGACCAGGTGAAGGAGGTGTTCACCACCTCGGCGGTGCCGAATGACCTGAAAATCCGTCTCAGCCCCCGTCCGGAGCAGGATGTGCCCGCGGCGCCGGTCGCGGCAACCGATGCCGTCTGA
- the fabD gene encoding ACP S-malonyltransferase, with translation MQKIYVFPGQGSQFKGMGEEVFDKFKTYTDLASDILGYSIVDLCLEDRDQRLNQTEYTQPALYTVSALTYLDRLQSASGNEQVAYFAGHSLGEYCALFAAGGFDFTTGLQLVQRRGHLMSQAPKGGMAAVLGLGEETVRTILRDKGLDSIDLANINSPDQIILSGLHDHIADERTRVIFEQAGASYFPLNVSAAFHSRYMKNVEREFASYLAGFALQPLATPVISNMTARPYPQGDYAAILSGQITHPVKWYESISWLLTQDIQPIEELGPGTVLTKLTDKILKAPMVILPPAAAPAPVASSMQDTIFMYGGQGTQYFQMGRELYQHNPAFRQQMDACSALVEAEVGFSLVKVIYDESRRVYEPFDSILQTHPALFAIGYSLTAMMRAEGVEPKAVLGYSLGEYIGLTVSGCLSWQDGLRLTLRQARVLAEHGPKGGMLSVLAPVEHLQQHPELYRGVELAGINFADNFCVAGAQADLARIRQGLDAMGVISIELPVQYPFHSSHIEPVRDKVLAILEGIDFKAPGIPYYSSTFARAIHAGDLSNARDYLWRIIRQSVDFHGLIKHLSNSGNQALFVDLSATGSLANFIKYTRPNGLRYSHSINQFGKDLSNLHILLNEITGRSGE, from the coding sequence ATGCAAAAGATCTATGTTTTTCCCGGCCAGGGTTCGCAATTCAAGGGCATGGGCGAGGAGGTTTTCGACAAGTTCAAAACCTATACGGACCTGGCCAGCGACATTCTCGGTTACTCCATCGTCGACCTGTGTCTCGAAGACCGGGATCAGCGCCTGAACCAGACTGAATACACCCAGCCGGCGCTCTATACGGTCAGTGCGCTGACGTACCTGGATCGGTTGCAGAGCGCTTCCGGGAACGAGCAGGTGGCGTATTTCGCCGGTCATTCCCTGGGCGAATACTGCGCGCTGTTTGCTGCTGGAGGCTTTGATTTCACCACCGGGCTGCAACTGGTCCAGCGCCGGGGCCACCTGATGAGCCAGGCGCCCAAGGGGGGCATGGCCGCCGTGCTGGGGCTGGGCGAGGAAACAGTCCGTACCATCCTGCGCGACAAGGGCCTGGACAGCATCGACCTGGCCAATATCAATTCACCGGATCAGATCATTCTTTCCGGCCTGCACGACCACATTGCCGACGAACGTACCCGAGTCATCTTCGAGCAGGCCGGCGCCAGTTATTTCCCGCTGAATGTCAGCGCGGCCTTTCACTCGCGCTACATGAAGAACGTCGAACGCGAGTTCGCCAGCTATCTGGCAGGGTTCGCGCTGCAACCCCTGGCGACCCCTGTCATCTCGAACATGACGGCGCGCCCTTATCCGCAGGGCGATTACGCCGCCATCCTCAGTGGCCAGATAACTCATCCGGTGAAGTGGTACGAAAGTATTTCCTGGCTGCTGACCCAGGATATCCAGCCGATCGAAGAACTCGGGCCCGGCACTGTCCTGACCAAGCTGACCGACAAGATTCTCAAGGCGCCGATGGTCATCCTGCCACCCGCCGCGGCGCCGGCCCCGGTTGCCTCGTCGATGCAGGACACGATCTTCATGTATGGCGGGCAGGGCACCCAGTACTTTCAGATGGGACGCGAGCTGTACCAGCACAACCCGGCCTTTCGCCAGCAGATGGATGCCTGCAGCGCGCTGGTGGAAGCGGAGGTGGGGTTTTCCCTGGTCAAGGTTATCTACGATGAATCGCGGCGGGTGTATGAGCCGTTCGACTCGATCCTGCAAACCCATCCCGCGCTGTTCGCCATCGGTTACAGCCTGACTGCTATGATGCGCGCCGAGGGGGTCGAGCCAAAAGCCGTCCTGGGCTACAGCCTGGGTGAGTACATCGGCTTGACGGTCAGCGGCTGCCTGTCCTGGCAGGACGGGCTGCGCCTGACCCTGCGCCAGGCGCGGGTGTTGGCCGAGCATGGCCCCAAGGGCGGGATGTTGAGCGTCCTGGCGCCCGTGGAGCACCTCCAGCAACACCCTGAGCTGTACCGGGGGGTGGAATTGGCCGGGATCAACTTCGCCGACAATTTCTGTGTCGCCGGCGCCCAGGCGGATCTGGCCCGGATCAGGCAAGGCCTGGACGCCATGGGGGTGATTTCCATCGAACTGCCCGTCCAGTATCCGTTTCACTCCAGCCATATCGAGCCGGTGCGGGACAAGGTCCTGGCGATCCTCGAGGGTATCGATTTCAAGGCGCCGGGCATTCCCTATTACTCCTCCACGTTTGCCCGGGCCATCCATGCCGGCGACCTCTCGAACGCCCGGGACTACCTGTGGCGCATCATTCGCCAGAGCGTCGACTTCCATGGCTTGATCAAGCACCTCTCGAACAGCGGCAACCAGGCGCTGTTCGTCGATCTGAGCGCCACCGGCTCGCTGGCCAACTTCATCAAATACACCCGCCCCAACGGTCTCAGGTACAGCCATTCGATCAATCAGTTCGGCAAGGACCTGAGCAACCTTCACATTCTTCTCAACGAAATCACCGGCCGTTCAGGGGAGTAG
- a CDS encoding sensor histidine kinase, with translation MSLPTPCERWRSSSSRLLALYSFLFVTWGCILMGVLYYKVFTYLDDLADESLMQRKHLFARFEGKQLTEALSTSLAFDTNEVDTYGLFDKKKKPLNGPIRQIPAQLPLDGKIHELRSCSEVEDTTLPQDSCDAVAIQTHDGRWLVLARYHGSLFGIPRIILHALLWGLSLTIIPGIVGWHLLRRRPLHRIRAVQASVELIVAGDLTHRLLLSDRRDELDMLAAIVNAMLDHIERLMNEVKGVCDNIAHDLRTPLTRLRMQLYRIQQQAAKNSHEALQMNQVIAETDALMARFRGLLRISELEDRQRRSGFVQFDMLALLQELHDFYLPLAEEDRLTFQLQVPESLPPLTGDRALLFEALANLLNNAIKFTPQGGEVILRADNDKGSIRVEVLDSGPGISPAERASVFQRFYRSGNNSQHAGFGLGLSIVAAIINLHEFKLEVGTSERGGARLTLHCRQDS, from the coding sequence ATGTCACTGCCAACACCTTGTGAAAGGTGGCGTTCCTCCAGCAGTCGACTGCTGGCGCTGTATAGTTTTCTCTTTGTGACCTGGGGCTGCATCCTCATGGGCGTGCTCTACTACAAAGTCTTCACCTACCTGGATGATCTTGCCGACGAATCGCTGATGCAGCGCAAGCATTTGTTCGCGCGTTTTGAAGGCAAGCAACTGACCGAGGCCCTGTCCACCAGCCTGGCATTCGATACGAATGAAGTTGATACCTATGGACTGTTCGATAAGAAGAAAAAACCGTTGAACGGGCCGATCCGGCAGATTCCTGCGCAGTTGCCTCTGGACGGCAAGATTCACGAGCTAAGGAGTTGTTCCGAGGTCGAAGACACCACGCTGCCTCAGGACAGTTGCGACGCCGTGGCCATACAGACCCATGATGGACGCTGGTTGGTCCTGGCCCGATATCACGGGTCGCTTTTCGGCATTCCGCGAATCATCTTGCATGCGCTGCTTTGGGGGCTATCTCTGACCATCATCCCAGGCATTGTCGGGTGGCACCTGTTGCGCCGCCGCCCGCTCCATCGGATTCGAGCAGTTCAAGCCAGCGTCGAGTTAATCGTTGCAGGGGATTTGACGCACCGCCTGCTCTTGTCGGATAGACGCGATGAACTGGACATGCTGGCGGCCATTGTTAACGCCATGCTTGATCATATCGAGCGACTAATGAATGAAGTCAAGGGTGTGTGCGACAACATTGCCCATGATTTGCGCACGCCCCTCACCCGCTTGCGCATGCAGCTCTATCGCATTCAACAACAAGCTGCGAAGAACTCGCACGAAGCCTTGCAGATGAACCAGGTGATTGCCGAAACCGATGCGTTGATGGCGCGTTTTCGGGGCCTGCTGCGCATCTCAGAACTTGAAGATCGCCAACGCCGCTCGGGTTTCGTTCAATTCGACATGCTCGCGTTACTACAAGAGCTTCATGATTTTTACTTACCGCTCGCCGAGGAAGACCGCCTCACATTCCAGTTGCAGGTCCCAGAGTCGCTGCCACCCTTGACTGGTGATCGGGCGCTGCTGTTTGAAGCGTTGGCCAACTTGCTGAACAATGCGATCAAATTCACGCCGCAGGGAGGTGAAGTCATTCTTAGAGCGGACAACGACAAGGGCAGTATCCGGGTCGAAGTGCTGGATTCCGGTCCTGGCATTTCGCCTGCCGAACGGGCCTCTGTGTTTCAGCGCTTTTATCGCAGCGGCAATAACAGTCAACATGCCGGCTTTGGGCTTGGTCTGTCGATTGTGGCGGCCATTATCAACTTGCACGAGTTTAAGCTGGA